In Armatimonadota bacterium, the following proteins share a genomic window:
- a CDS encoding MBL fold metallo-hydrolase, giving the protein MILKRFYDEKLAHASYLVGCPGAGEACIIDANRDLDQYIQAAQAEGLRITKVTETHIHADYLSGSQELAEVTGAELLFSDEGDADWKYDPAIKATLLKEGDSFRIGALRFDIWHTPGHTPEHITHILTDEATSSEPVAAFTGDLVFVGDVGRPDLLEEAAGIMGTAEPGARRLFHTLERFKSLPDSILIWPAHGAGSACGKSLGGSPVSSLGYEKLSNWGLRHNTEEEFVKDVLAGQPEPPVYFAQMKMRNKMKAASFRNRVVPAQLTDPTLAKDAVILDVRPSINYLGNHVTGSLHAPVAAQGFTTWAGWFVPYDSPIVLIALDADDARQAVKDLRMIGLDHVVGFFTEKALAAFPGAGMELRSTPSVPAGSCAIEEGSLLDIRGLGEYVLHHHPESTHIPMGYMAKNKDKIRFDAKTFVHCQGGTRSPVAISVLERMGHQNLVNVQDGFLGFNLALPETACV; this is encoded by the coding sequence ATGATCCTCAAACGCTTCTACGACGAAAAACTCGCCCATGCCAGCTACCTCGTCGGGTGCCCTGGCGCCGGCGAAGCCTGCATCATCGATGCCAACCGCGACCTTGACCAATACATCCAAGCCGCCCAGGCCGAAGGGTTGCGCATCACCAAAGTCACGGAAACCCACATCCACGCCGATTACCTCAGCGGTTCCCAAGAATTGGCCGAAGTCACAGGTGCCGAGCTCCTGTTCAGCGATGAAGGGGATGCCGATTGGAAGTACGACCCGGCCATCAAGGCGACGTTGCTCAAAGAAGGCGACTCCTTCCGAATCGGCGCCCTCCGCTTCGATATCTGGCACACGCCGGGCCACACCCCAGAACACATCACCCACATCCTGACCGACGAAGCCACATCATCCGAACCCGTGGCAGCCTTCACGGGGGACCTCGTTTTTGTCGGCGACGTCGGAAGGCCCGACCTCCTGGAAGAGGCTGCCGGGATCATGGGGACGGCCGAACCGGGTGCCCGCCGGTTGTTCCACACCTTGGAGCGGTTCAAAAGCCTGCCCGACAGCATCCTGATTTGGCCCGCACACGGCGCCGGGTCGGCCTGCGGCAAATCGTTGGGGGGTTCGCCAGTCAGCAGCCTCGGCTACGAAAAACTTTCGAACTGGGGCCTGCGGCACAACACCGAAGAAGAGTTCGTCAAAGACGTCCTTGCCGGCCAACCGGAACCCCCGGTCTACTTTGCACAAATGAAGATGCGGAACAAAATGAAGGCCGCCAGCTTCCGCAACCGGGTCGTCCCCGCGCAACTCACCGACCCAACTTTGGCCAAAGATGCCGTCATCCTCGATGTCCGGCCGAGCATCAACTATCTGGGCAACCACGTCACGGGTTCCCTGCATGCCCCTGTCGCCGCCCAGGGCTTTACCACTTGGGCCGGGTGGTTTGTGCCTTATGACAGCCCCATCGTCTTGATCGCCTTGGATGCAGACGATGCCCGCCAAGCCGTCAAAGACCTGAGAATGATCGGCCTCGACCATGTGGTTGGATTTTTTACTGAAAAGGCATTGGCCGCGTTCCCCGGTGCAGGAATGGAACTCAGATCCACACCAAGTGTCCCTGCAGGCAGTTGCGCTATCGAAGAAGGCTCCCTGCTCGACATCCGCGGCCTTGGGGAATATGTACTCCACCACCACCCGGAAAGCACCCACATCCCGATGGGGTACATGGCAAAGAACAAGGACAAAATCCGCTTCGACGCAAAAACTTTCGTCCATTGCCAAGGCGGCACCCGGTCGCCGGTGGCTATCAGTGTGCTCGAGCGGATGGGCCACCAGAACCTGGTGAATGTCCAAGATGGGTTCCTTGGATTCAACTTGGCCTTACCCGAAACCGCCTGCGTCTAA
- a CDS encoding DUF255 domain-containing protein, which produces MSVWGRRGSYAATAFVATFFVVVSTVGHVAAPFVEPEVNRDLDSSPADFIRMAREQKVLWRAWGPETVAESKRRDRPIFLVAAAPWSAAGQRIDELLSTVEAAEFLSQKYVCVRVDLLADPAWRAAPLAIARANRGDAPDFFVGVVTGDGRVVSSIGQRELSTMSQAVFIATMNRILRAAVDTDQNLDDAARQEVLSLRGAIESGGTETDDYAAKAENALAAYSRLVPYEADFLIDTGHSDRVAEWVDSLLGSTRCDVTWGGFFETWVEETGTTRFSKSSFSNAGMLRVLARLWVAGSQPRHLGAAKWQFDYVADRFCREDSSAGDYVQWEDAFRSPYYSFPRRRVEGFLTQEELKLAEKGLGIRYGMPIQGLPRMVDIDDWADGGQRLAGVLEKLRAQVEKPEGPRGEMVSFEAQADAVQSLLYSARIMGDEDRRDVALNAFRQLRSRMRAGIDDVVAGPPSQDGLTVGLPTYLAYAAAAWEAYLVGGEVDDAWDGVQVLDRAIFLYRDSGKSLWCGDQSAFDENWRPVIAPPVFDGVSRSPVGELIRLCTVYSAWPGCKSHRGSLIRARDSAVAQSSWVLSESPRNLGGLAVAILRMHRGQIIGFSGEVDFADWEGRHPGLPLVRLEGGAPGLRLFSNGIWTGPYRQDELEPHLR; this is translated from the coding sequence ATGTCCGTTTGGGGTCGCCGGGGAAGCTATGCCGCCACCGCCTTTGTTGCGACATTTTTTGTCGTGGTTTCCACGGTCGGGCATGTTGCCGCCCCGTTTGTCGAGCCGGAGGTGAACCGCGACTTGGATTCCTCGCCGGCGGATTTTATCCGGATGGCCCGGGAGCAGAAGGTTCTGTGGCGCGCTTGGGGGCCGGAAACGGTTGCCGAATCGAAGCGTCGCGACCGGCCGATCTTTCTGGTTGCCGCTGCCCCTTGGTCGGCGGCGGGACAACGCATCGACGAGTTGCTTTCAACCGTGGAAGCCGCCGAATTCCTCAGTCAGAAATATGTCTGTGTCCGGGTCGACCTGTTGGCTGACCCGGCGTGGCGTGCGGCTCCGTTGGCGATTGCGCGGGCCAATCGGGGAGATGCCCCGGACTTTTTTGTCGGTGTGGTGACGGGAGATGGGCGGGTCGTCTCTTCAATAGGCCAAAGGGAGCTTTCAACGATGAGTCAAGCTGTTTTCATCGCCACGATGAACCGCATTCTGCGGGCAGCGGTCGACACGGATCAGAACCTGGACGATGCCGCCCGGCAAGAAGTCTTGAGCTTGCGGGGAGCCATTGAATCTGGGGGCACCGAAACCGACGATTATGCGGCCAAGGCGGAGAACGCGTTGGCTGCCTATTCCCGTTTGGTGCCATACGAGGCGGACTTTTTGATCGATACCGGCCACTCCGACCGGGTTGCTGAATGGGTGGACTCCCTGTTGGGCTCGACCCGGTGCGACGTTACTTGGGGGGGATTCTTTGAGACTTGGGTGGAGGAAACCGGAACAACCCGGTTTTCCAAGTCTTCATTTTCAAATGCGGGCATGCTCCGTGTTTTGGCCCGGCTTTGGGTGGCCGGGTCTCAGCCCCGGCACTTGGGGGCCGCCAAGTGGCAGTTTGACTACGTTGCCGACCGCTTTTGCCGCGAAGACTCGTCGGCCGGCGATTATGTCCAATGGGAAGATGCGTTTCGGTCGCCCTATTACTCGTTCCCCCGGCGGCGGGTGGAAGGGTTTTTGACGCAAGAGGAGCTGAAACTGGCCGAAAAGGGGTTGGGAATCCGGTATGGCATGCCCATCCAAGGTTTGCCGCGGATGGTTGACATCGACGATTGGGCCGATGGCGGTCAGCGGTTGGCGGGCGTGCTTGAAAAGCTCCGAGCGCAAGTTGAGAAACCCGAGGGCCCCCGCGGCGAGATGGTCTCCTTTGAGGCACAAGCCGACGCGGTGCAGTCTCTGCTTTATTCGGCTCGGATCATGGGCGACGAAGATCGGCGGGACGTTGCATTAAACGCCTTCCGGCAGTTGAGGTCGCGGATGCGGGCCGGGATCGACGACGTGGTGGCAGGTCCGCCTTCCCAGGATGGCCTCACGGTTGGGCTGCCGACCTATTTGGCCTATGCGGCAGCAGCTTGGGAGGCCTATCTGGTTGGGGGGGAGGTGGACGATGCCTGGGACGGGGTTCAGGTGCTGGATCGCGCCATTTTCCTTTACCGAGATTCTGGCAAGTCGTTGTGGTGTGGCGACCAATCGGCTTTTGATGAGAATTGGCGGCCCGTCATCGCTCCGCCGGTTTTCGACGGCGTGTCGCGTTCCCCGGTCGGGGAATTGATCCGGCTGTGCACGGTTTATTCCGCGTGGCCGGGCTGCAAATCGCACCGGGGGAGCTTGATCCGGGCCCGAGATTCTGCAGTGGCTCAATCTAGCTGGGTGTTGAGCGAATCCCCCCGAAATCTTGGTGGGTTGGCCGTTGCGATTTTGCGGATGCACCGCGGGCAAATCATTGGGTTTAGCGGGGAAGTGGATTTTGCCGACTGGGAGGGCCGGCACCCGGGCTTGCCCTTGGTCCGCTTGGAGGGTGGGGCACCAGGCTTGCGGCTCTTTTCCAACGGCATTTGGACGGGCCCTTACCGGCAAGATGAGTTGGAACCTCACCTGAGGTAA
- the gatC gene encoding Asp-tRNA(Asn)/Glu-tRNA(Gln) amidotransferase subunit GatC — MSISLDEVRHVAQLARLELSEPELMSFQTQLNALLGHFEDIQSLDVEGLAPKPHAVAMRNVFSSDQVRPCLPRDAALANAAETKAGLFIVPTIIEE; from the coding sequence ATGTCGATTTCGTTGGACGAGGTGCGCCATGTGGCACAACTGGCCCGTTTGGAACTCTCGGAACCCGAGCTCATGAGCTTCCAAACCCAGCTCAACGCCCTCCTCGGCCACTTTGAAGATATTCAATCCCTCGATGTGGAAGGGCTCGCGCCCAAACCCCATGCGGTCGCCATGCGCAACGTCTTTTCCAGCGACCAAGTGCGCCCCTGCCTCCCCCGCGATGCGGCCCTGGCCAATGCGGCCGAAACCAAGGCGGGGCTGTTCATCGTCCCCACCATCATCGAGGAGTGA
- a CDS encoding S9 family peptidase → MRLSTLPLIAALLVAASLPAVAQKKVLTHDVYDSWKSLVGTRLSDNGAWIAFTISPQEGDNTFEIKATNGSKSYKFERGQNIQFSADSQYAIATITPTAKELKEATEKKVPTEDRPKNSLLILNLATGQETRLEKITSFSLAPKGGDWILYRPEPPKKEEPKPAAKPETDSQQPPAAPQKPEDKKVAGHGNGATIVLRNLKSGKEIKLDNIGLSQFNETGTRLYYTSTPEGLTGHGVFALDLGNEKSTPVMEGLAQYRRIAVSEDDKQVAILCDIDDYRGKEPSHSIFVAGTDGKNLHKVATAGDAGMPEGWMINKSSTLRWSKAGDRIEFSTVPKPKTDEKPAPADTSDKAELDVWSWTDKALQPEQLLRVNAEKNRTYSAIYDLKDKRVYQIETLAHPDVTMPRNLNGDYGLVNEDKFSGAGAVPAYVGRLNIKTGQLFQIADDSYLSASFSPTGRWIMLFDLQSKLSMVMDPATGDSRAYSDRVPFPIFDINDDHPTGGGPYGVAGYTKDDSIAFVYDEFDIWAVNLTNGDQAKCVTGGYGRNWRRVVRFDAVDPELEYIDPSVMRYFSVFDTTSKQDGIARGTFDAFKSPRVLFMEDALFGNLQRARNAEVFFFQRETVKDYRDVYVSSDADLANAKRFSDANPQTADYVWPTVQLVNWTSLDGQRLQGKLYRPDNFDPTKEYPMITYFYELESDSLNQYQTPGPSASVINIAWFVSNGYFVFVPDVTYKTGYPGEGAMSCIVSGVNHVVEMGNVDRKKLGIQGQSWGGYQVAYLVTETNMFAAAGAGAAVSNMVSAYGGIRYGSGLVRQMQYEGGQSRIGGTPWEYPLRYIENSPIFFADKVQTPLLMMNNDKDGSVPYTQGIEFFTALWRLKKPVWMLVYNNEDHNLIQRKNRKDLSVRLGQFFGYYLKGEPMPVWMKEGIPATKKGTYGFEPAGSGSGAPAPEPTVVP, encoded by the coding sequence ATGCGTCTGTCAACCCTTCCCCTCATCGCCGCACTCCTGGTCGCGGCATCGCTCCCCGCCGTTGCACAAAAAAAGGTTCTCACCCACGATGTGTACGACTCGTGGAAGTCGCTGGTCGGAACCCGCCTGTCTGATAACGGGGCTTGGATCGCATTCACAATCAGCCCGCAAGAAGGCGACAACACCTTTGAAATCAAAGCCACCAACGGCTCCAAGTCCTACAAGTTCGAGCGTGGCCAAAACATCCAGTTCTCAGCCGATTCGCAATACGCCATCGCCACCATTACCCCCACAGCCAAAGAACTCAAAGAAGCAACCGAAAAGAAAGTCCCGACCGAAGACCGTCCCAAAAACTCTCTGCTTATCCTCAACCTGGCGACGGGGCAAGAAACCCGACTTGAAAAAATCACCTCGTTCTCCCTCGCACCCAAGGGAGGCGACTGGATCCTTTACCGGCCCGAGCCGCCCAAGAAGGAAGAGCCGAAGCCAGCCGCCAAACCGGAAACCGATTCCCAACAACCGCCGGCCGCTCCGCAAAAGCCTGAAGACAAAAAAGTCGCCGGGCACGGCAACGGGGCCACAATCGTCCTGCGCAACCTCAAATCTGGCAAAGAGATCAAGTTGGACAACATCGGGCTCAGCCAGTTCAACGAAACGGGTACGCGGCTTTACTACACGTCAACGCCCGAAGGGCTGACCGGCCACGGCGTGTTTGCCCTGGATCTTGGCAATGAAAAATCGACACCGGTCATGGAGGGTCTGGCCCAATACCGCCGCATCGCCGTCTCCGAAGACGACAAGCAGGTCGCCATCCTCTGCGATATCGACGACTATCGGGGAAAGGAGCCTTCCCACTCAATTTTTGTGGCCGGCACCGATGGCAAGAACCTCCACAAAGTGGCAACAGCCGGGGATGCCGGAATGCCCGAAGGATGGATGATCAACAAATCTTCAACCTTGCGCTGGAGCAAAGCTGGGGATCGAATTGAATTCAGCACTGTGCCCAAACCCAAAACCGATGAGAAGCCGGCCCCGGCCGACACATCCGACAAAGCCGAACTCGACGTGTGGAGCTGGACGGACAAGGCCCTGCAACCCGAGCAGTTGCTGCGGGTGAACGCCGAGAAAAATCGCACCTACTCCGCCATCTACGATCTCAAAGACAAACGGGTGTACCAGATTGAAACCTTGGCCCATCCCGATGTCACGATGCCCCGCAACCTCAACGGGGATTACGGCTTGGTCAACGAAGACAAGTTCTCCGGGGCTGGCGCCGTGCCGGCTTATGTCGGCCGGCTCAACATCAAAACCGGGCAACTCTTCCAAATCGCCGACGACAGCTACCTCTCCGCCTCATTCTCACCCACCGGACGTTGGATTATGCTCTTTGACCTGCAATCCAAACTTTCCATGGTCATGGATCCGGCAACTGGGGACTCAAGAGCCTACAGCGACCGTGTCCCGTTCCCGATTTTCGACATCAACGATGACCACCCGACCGGGGGAGGGCCCTACGGCGTTGCCGGATACACCAAAGACGACAGCATCGCCTTTGTCTACGACGAGTTCGACATCTGGGCTGTCAACCTGACCAACGGCGACCAAGCCAAATGCGTCACCGGCGGATATGGGCGCAACTGGCGGAGGGTCGTCCGGTTCGATGCCGTTGACCCGGAACTGGAATACATCGATCCGTCCGTGATGCGCTACTTCTCGGTTTTTGACACCACTTCCAAACAGGACGGCATAGCCCGTGGGACATTCGATGCCTTCAAGTCGCCAAGGGTGCTTTTCATGGAAGATGCCCTCTTTGGCAACCTGCAAAGGGCGCGCAATGCCGAAGTCTTCTTCTTCCAACGCGAGACGGTCAAAGACTACCGCGACGTCTATGTGAGCTCAGACGCTGACCTGGCCAATGCCAAACGGTTCAGCGACGCCAACCCGCAAACCGCCGATTACGTTTGGCCGACAGTCCAACTCGTCAACTGGACCAGCCTTGATGGCCAACGGCTGCAAGGCAAACTCTACCGGCCCGACAATTTCGACCCCACAAAAGAGTATCCGATGATCACCTACTTCTATGAGTTGGAATCGGATTCGCTCAACCAATACCAAACCCCCGGTCCCAGTGCCAGCGTCATCAACATTGCCTGGTTTGTCAGCAACGGCTACTTCGTGTTCGTCCCCGATGTGACCTATAAGACTGGGTATCCCGGCGAAGGGGCCATGAGTTGTATCGTCAGTGGGGTCAACCATGTGGTGGAAATGGGAAATGTCGACCGTAAAAAACTTGGCATCCAAGGCCAATCTTGGGGCGGCTACCAAGTTGCCTATTTGGTAACCGAAACCAATATGTTTGCCGCCGCCGGTGCCGGTGCCGCGGTCAGCAACATGGTCAGTGCCTATGGCGGCATCCGCTACGGAAGCGGACTGGTGCGGCAGATGCAATACGAAGGGGGGCAGTCGCGCATCGGAGGGACGCCGTGGGAATATCCTCTCCGCTACATTGAAAACTCGCCGATCTTCTTTGCCGACAAGGTCCAAACCCCGTTGCTGATGATGAACAACGACAAAGACGGTTCGGTGCCCTACACCCAAGGCATCGAGTTTTTCACCGCCCTCTGGAGACTCAAAAAGCCCGTGTGGATGCTGGTCTACAACAACGAAGACCACAACCTCATCCAGCGCAAAAACCGCAAAGACCTTTCCGTGCGGCTCGGTCAATTCTTCGGCTACTACCTCAAAGGTGAGCCCATGCCCGTGTGGATGAAAGAAGGAATCCCAGCCACCAAGAAGGGGACTTACGGATTTGAACCGGCAGGATCCGGTTCTGGTGCCCCCGCACCCGAGCCAACCGTGGTTCCTTAG
- a CDS encoding polyphosphate kinase 2 family protein, whose product MSNHNGEWVVKPDPGFKLSGSPTTAPDSAVKIDVRAETQKLGERMEELFDLMFFAGTNSLLIVLQGMDAAGKDGTIRHILSFCHAQSCRVASFKVPTPPELAHDFLWRCHAQTPGKGEITIFNRSHYEDVGVVRVHNLVPEEVWRKRYGHINDFEKMLAENGTIILKVFLHVSKEEQETRLLERENDPNASWKLSVGDWKEREHWDGYQHAYSEAIGRCCSKEAPWLVVPADKKWWRDRIVTEAIVKLLEPFERGWRSRLEEVGAKAKAELAEFRAGQAPGP is encoded by the coding sequence ATGTCCAATCACAATGGGGAGTGGGTTGTCAAGCCCGATCCCGGCTTTAAGCTGTCGGGTTCGCCCACAACCGCGCCGGATTCGGCGGTGAAGATTGATGTGCGTGCCGAGACCCAAAAGCTCGGCGAGCGGATGGAAGAACTGTTCGACCTGATGTTCTTTGCCGGGACGAACTCGCTTTTGATTGTTTTGCAGGGGATGGATGCGGCGGGCAAAGATGGGACGATCCGGCATATCCTGAGCTTTTGCCATGCCCAGAGTTGCCGGGTGGCAAGTTTCAAGGTGCCGACCCCCCCGGAGCTGGCGCACGACTTTTTGTGGCGGTGCCATGCGCAAACTCCCGGGAAGGGCGAGATCACGATCTTCAACCGCTCGCACTATGAAGATGTCGGGGTTGTACGGGTTCACAACCTTGTCCCCGAAGAGGTTTGGCGCAAGCGGTATGGCCATATCAATGACTTCGAGAAGATGCTCGCCGAAAATGGCACGATTATCCTCAAAGTGTTTTTGCATGTGAGCAAAGAGGAACAGGAAACGAGGCTGCTCGAACGGGAGAACGACCCGAATGCGTCCTGGAAGCTTAGCGTCGGCGATTGGAAAGAGCGGGAACACTGGGATGGCTACCAGCACGCTTACAGCGAGGCGATCGGCCGGTGCTGCTCCAAAGAGGCTCCCTGGCTTGTCGTTCCGGCTGATAAGAAATGGTGGCGCGACCGGATCGTCACCGAAGCGATCGTTAAACTCTTGGAGCCCTTTGAAAGGGGGTGGCGGTCCCGCCTGGAGGAGGTCGGGGCCAAAGCCAAGGCCGAATTGGCTGAATTCCGAGCCGGGCAAGCCCCCGGCCCTTGA
- a CDS encoding sulfite exporter TauE/SafE family protein, whose protein sequence is MLNASGWAATFAVGFVLGLLGGGGSILIVPVLVYLFLFSAEQSTGLSLLVVGLSTLIGLFASGAFKSVQIKTALTFALPSSLGAFLARKVLLPATPHMVGPLSRDTFLLVLFAALMLVVAYRMVRPEKAGLAGDSKPNGSLTLAELAKTSMIGLFVGMVAGYLGAGGGFLIVPALNQTLGLPMPLAIPTSLAIIAAQSLIGFTGAIGNTHVDWPFSIGLTAVAVAGLVTGTQFKSKVNPAKLKPAFGYFVLVTGVFILVQELVVKKAHTG, encoded by the coding sequence GCGGCGGCGGCTCCATCCTCATCGTCCCTGTGCTCGTCTACCTGTTCCTGTTCTCAGCCGAACAATCCACCGGCCTCTCCCTCCTCGTCGTGGGCCTTTCCACATTGATCGGCCTCTTTGCCTCGGGTGCCTTCAAGAGCGTTCAGATAAAGACGGCCCTCACCTTCGCCCTTCCGAGCTCCCTGGGGGCGTTCCTGGCCCGCAAGGTGTTGCTGCCCGCCACGCCACACATGGTTGGGCCCCTGAGCCGCGACACGTTCCTCCTTGTGCTATTTGCGGCTTTGATGCTGGTTGTCGCCTACCGCATGGTCCGGCCAGAAAAGGCCGGCTTGGCCGGTGATTCTAAACCAAATGGTTCACTAACTTTGGCAGAACTGGCAAAGACTTCCATGATCGGGTTGTTTGTCGGCATGGTCGCCGGATATTTGGGGGCCGGAGGGGGGTTCCTCATCGTCCCCGCCCTTAACCAAACCCTTGGCTTGCCGATGCCGTTAGCCATCCCAACGTCACTCGCCATCATTGCCGCACAGTCGCTGATCGGTTTCACGGGGGCCATTGGCAACACCCATGTCGATTGGCCTTTCTCAATCGGGCTGACTGCTGTCGCCGTGGCCGGCCTGGTCACGGGAACGCAGTTCAAATCAAAAGTCAACCCGGCCAAACTCAAACCGGCATTTGGCTATTTCGTGCTGGTGACCGGGGTGTTCATACTCGTGCAAGAACTCGTGGTCAAGAAGGCCCACACCGGCTGA
- a CDS encoding rhodanese-like domain-containing protein, translated as MNISLEQLDTLAQGNAKPTLIDVRSPGEFAAGHIPGAVNIPMDQIESRLADLGETSVVLVCQSGQRAGITCELIQDRHPDLKVLDGGTNAWVQANRPVVSSTQTRWSLDRQVRLGAGVLVLTGVSLGFAVHPGWFGLAAFVGAGLTFAGLTDICGMAFILAKMPWNKPARSDKFNQKVQQS; from the coding sequence ATGAACATTTCATTGGAACAACTCGACACTCTTGCCCAAGGAAACGCAAAGCCGACACTGATCGACGTGCGGAGCCCAGGCGAATTTGCCGCCGGGCACATCCCGGGAGCAGTGAACATCCCCATGGATCAAATCGAATCCCGGCTTGCCGATTTGGGAGAAACCAGTGTCGTCCTCGTCTGTCAATCCGGGCAGCGCGCGGGCATCACCTGCGAGCTGATCCAAGATCGACACCCTGACCTTAAAGTTTTGGACGGCGGCACCAACGCATGGGTTCAGGCGAACCGGCCCGTCGTCTCCAGCACCCAAACCCGGTGGTCTCTCGACCGCCAAGTCCGGTTGGGGGCCGGTGTCCTCGTACTCACCGGCGTTTCGCTCGGATTCGCCGTCCACCCCGGCTGGTTCGGACTTGCCGCGTTTGTCGGGGCCGGACTCACGTTCGCCGGACTCACCGATATCTGCGGCATGGCTTTCATCCTCGCCAAAATGCCTTGGAACAAACCCGCAAGATCAGACAAATTTAACCAAAAGGTACAACAATCATGA
- the gatA gene encoding Asp-tRNA(Asn)/Glu-tRNA(Gln) amidotransferase subunit GatA has translation MRPKPRRGCSSSPPSSRSDLDLLTDLTATEIAALIQGRKASCREVAQEFIDRINRENANYNAYLTLDAEGAMAAADSAQAMIDSGHAAPLCGVPVALKDNLSTIGLKTTCASRILENYVPPFDATVVSQLKSQGLVPLGKTNLDEFAMGTTNENSAFGPVCNPWDTERAAGGSSGGSAAAVSAELAPISLGSDTGGSIRFPAALCGLVGFKPTYGRVSRYGLVAFASSLDQIGPFGKCVEDVALLSQAISGHDPLDSTSLPDSKIDISALKSGSVKGLKLGLPDELFGTEIDPEVKDVFELALDNLVRQGAELKRISLPSIGFGVTTYYIIAPAEASSNLARFDGVRFGPRIVGEGHIGNFSKTRGELFGPEVKLRIMVGTYALSSGYYDAYYHRAQQVRGLMAAEFERAYQDVDYVVSPTSPIVAPKLGGIKDQMALKALDMCTIPANMGGFPSISIPCGLAHDLPVGFLLTGPVMGDEVMLRDAYAIEQAFGRDYRRPPIL, from the coding sequence ATGCGGCCGAAACCAAGGCGGGGCTGTTCATCGTCCCCACCATCATCGAGGAGTGACCTGGATTTGCTAACCGACCTGACGGCCACCGAGATTGCGGCCCTGATCCAAGGCCGGAAGGCCTCCTGCCGTGAAGTCGCACAAGAATTCATAGACCGGATCAACCGCGAAAACGCCAATTACAACGCCTATCTCACCCTCGATGCCGAAGGGGCAATGGCCGCTGCCGATTCGGCCCAAGCCATGATCGATTCCGGCCATGCCGCCCCGCTTTGCGGCGTGCCGGTTGCCCTAAAAGATAACCTTTCGACCATTGGACTCAAAACCACCTGCGCAAGCCGCATCCTTGAAAACTACGTCCCCCCATTCGATGCAACCGTCGTCTCCCAACTGAAGAGCCAGGGACTCGTCCCGTTGGGAAAGACAAACCTGGACGAGTTTGCAATGGGGACGACCAACGAAAACAGTGCGTTCGGGCCCGTGTGCAATCCCTGGGACACGGAAAGGGCAGCCGGCGGATCCTCAGGAGGTTCGGCGGCTGCGGTCAGTGCCGAACTCGCCCCCATCTCACTTGGCAGCGATACCGGCGGGTCGATCCGGTTCCCCGCCGCACTCTGCGGCCTCGTTGGGTTCAAACCGACGTACGGGAGGGTTTCCCGCTACGGGCTCGTCGCCTTTGCCTCAAGTCTCGACCAGATTGGCCCGTTTGGGAAGTGCGTCGAGGATGTCGCCTTGCTTAGCCAAGCCATCTCTGGCCACGATCCCCTCGATTCCACTTCTTTGCCGGATTCAAAGATCGACATCTCCGCGCTCAAATCCGGGTCGGTCAAGGGACTCAAACTCGGGCTTCCCGATGAACTCTTCGGGACGGAAATTGACCCAGAAGTCAAAGATGTCTTCGAACTCGCCCTCGATAACCTGGTCAGGCAAGGGGCCGAACTCAAAAGGATCAGCTTGCCCAGCATCGGATTCGGGGTCACGACCTATTACATCATCGCCCCTGCGGAGGCCAGCTCCAATCTCGCTCGGTTCGATGGCGTCCGTTTTGGCCCCCGGATTGTCGGCGAAGGCCATATCGGCAACTTCTCCAAAACCCGCGGCGAACTCTTCGGACCTGAAGTCAAGCTCCGGATCATGGTGGGAACCTATGCCCTCAGCAGCGGATATTACGACGCCTACTACCACCGCGCCCAACAAGTGCGCGGGCTCATGGCCGCCGAGTTTGAGCGCGCCTATCAAGACGTCGATTACGTCGTTAGCCCGACCAGCCCCATCGTCGCGCCGAAACTGGGAGGGATCAAAGACCAAATGGCGTTGAAGGCATTGGATATGTGCACCATCCCCGCCAACATGGGCGGATTCCCCAGCATCAGCATCCCGTGCGGCCTGGCCCACGACCTTCCCGTCGGATTCTTGCTGACCGGCCCCGTCATGGGCGACGAAGTCATGCTCCGCGACGCCTATGCAATCGAACAGGCATTCGGTCGGGATTACCGCCGCCCGCCGATCCTTTAG
- a CDS encoding DUF4870 domain-containing protein, with translation MEPTAEERQMAMIAHIGGAVLALFTGLGFIVPLVLYLTKKDQSKFIGFHALQSLILHGVVWAVGIVLGIITAISCGIGALVTVPIGLIAGIGALVLMIMAGIKANEGQWYMLPVAGDYARKSIGV, from the coding sequence ATGGAACCGACCGCAGAAGAAAGACAAATGGCGATGATCGCGCACATCGGGGGTGCCGTGTTGGCCCTCTTCACTGGGCTTGGATTTATCGTCCCCCTCGTGCTCTACCTCACCAAAAAGGACCAATCTAAATTCATCGGGTTCCACGCTCTCCAGTCTCTGATCCTCCACGGCGTGGTTTGGGCCGTTGGGATCGTGCTGGGAATCATCACCGCCATCTCGTGCGGGATTGGGGCCTTGGTAACCGTCCCCATCGGCCTGATCGCGGGGATCGGCGCTCTTGTGCTCATGATCATGGCTGGGATCAAAGCCAACGAAGGCCAGTGGTACATGCTCCCGGTTGCCGGCGATTACGCCCGCAAATCGATCGGCGTCTAA